The following nucleotide sequence is from Pseudomonas sessilinigenes.
TTCATCGTTGGCGAGCAGGGCAGCATGTTTCGCTCCGCCGATGGCGGCCAGACCTGGGAGCGCCTGGAAGGCCCTTACGAGGGCTCGTTGTTCGGCGTGATCGGCACCGGCCAGCCGGCGACCCTGTTGGTCTATGGCTTGCGTGGCAACCTCTATCGCTCGACGGATTTTGGCAGCACCTGGGAGCAGGTGCAGCTGAATGCCGCTCGCGGCGCCCTGGAATTCGGTTTGTCTGGCGCTACCGTGCTCGAAGACGGTTCCCTGGTGATCGTCGGCAACGGCGGCAGCGTGATCCGCAGCACCGATCATGGCCTGAGCTTCAGCGTCTTCAATCGCCCGGATCGAATCTCGCTGTCGGCGGTCAGTGGTGCCGGCAATGGTGGGTTGATCCTGGCCGGGCAGGGCGGGGTACGGGTTGCCACGGCAACCGGCGCTGAACTCGGCAGCAACTAGGCCGGGCACATAATAAGAAGGTGGGGAACTCCATGAGTAGTCAGAACCAGGACAAGGCGAATTTTCTTGAGCGCCTGATTTTCAACAACCGCCCGGCAGTGATCTTCCTCTGCTTGCTGGTCAGCGTATTCCTGTTCTGGCAGGCGACCCTGATCCGGCCGTCCACCAGTTTCGAAAAAATGATCCCGCTCAAGCACCCGTTCATCGAGCGGATGATGGAGCACCGCAACGACCTGGCCAACCTGGGCAACACCGTGCGGATTTCGGTGGAAGCCAAGGACGGCGATATCTTCACCCAGGCCTACATGGAGACCCTCAGGCAGATCAATGACGAGGTGTTCTACATCCCCGGCGTCGATCGCTCTGGGCTCAAGTCCCTATGGAGCCCCAGCGTGCGCTGGACCGAGGTCACCGAGGAAGGTTTCGCCGGGGGGGAGGTGATTCCCCAGAGCTACAACGGCTCGGCCGATAGCCTCGACAAGCTGCGCAACAACGTGCTCAAGTCCGGGCAGGTCGGGCGCCTGGTCGCCAACGACTTCAAGTCCAGCATCGTCGATATCCCCTTGCTGGAGTCCTACCCGGACCCACAGGACCAGGGCAAGCTGCTGGCCCTGGACTACCAGAAGTTCTCCCACCAGCTGGAAGAAAAGATCCGCGACAAGTTCGAGGCGCAGAACCCCAATGTGAAGATCCACATCGTCGGTTTCGCCAAGAAGGTCGGCGACCTGATCGACGGCCTGATCATGGTGGTGCTGTTCTTCGGCGTGGCCTTCATCATCACCCTGGTGCTGTTGTACTGGTTCACCTGGTGCATCCGCAGCACCATCGCGGTGCTGATCACCACGCTGGTGGCGGTGGTCTGGCAACTGGGGCTGATGCACGCCATCGGTTTCGGCCTGGACCCGTACTCGATGCTGGTGCCGTTTTTGATCTTCGCCATCGGTATTTCCCATGGGGTGCAGAAGATCAACGGTATCGCCTTGCAGTCCAGTGATGCCGATAACGCCCTGACCGCGGCACGAAGGACCTTCCGCCAGCTGTTCCTGCCGGGCATGATCGCGATCCTGGCCGACGCCGTGGGCTTCATCACGCTGCTGATCATCGATATCGGGGTGATCCGCGAGCTGGCCATCGGCGCCTCCATCGGCGTGGCGGTGATCGTGTTCACCAACCTGATCCTGTTGCCGGTGGCGATCTCCTATGTCGGCATCAGCAAGCGTGCCGTCGAGCGCAGCAAGAAGGACGCTTCCCGCGAGCACCCGTTCTGGCGTCGGCTGTCCAGCTTTGCCAGCCCCAAGGTGGCTCCCGTTTCCATCGCCCTGGCCCTGGTGGCATTTGGCGGCGGCCTCTGGTACAGCCAGAACCTGAAGATCGGCGATCTTGACCAGGGCGCGCCGGAGCTGCGCCCCGATTCGCGCTACAACAAGGACAACAACTTCATCATCAGCAATTACTCCACCAGCTCCGATGTCTTGGTGGTGATGGTCAAGACCGCCGCCGAAGGCTGCTCGCGCTACGAGGCCATGGCGCCGATCGATGAGCTGATGTGGAAGATGCAGAACACCGAGGGCGTGCAGTCGGCGATTTCCCTGGTGACCGTGTCCAAGCAGATGATCAAGGGCATGAACGAGGGCAACCTGAAATGGGAAACCCTGTCGCGCAACCCCGATGTGCTGAACAACTCCATCGCCCGGGCCGACGGCTTGTACAACAACAACTGCTCCCTGGCGCCGGTGCTGGTGTTCCTCAACGACCACAAGGCCGAGACCCTCGACCGCGCCGTGCATGCGGTGCAGGAGTTCGCCAAGGAGAACAACAAGGATGGCCTGGAGTTTATCCTCGCTGCCGGTAACGCCGGGATCGAGGCGGCCACCAACGAGGTGATCAAGACCTCGGAGCTGACCATCCTGATCCTGGTGTACATCTGCGTAGCGGCCATGTGCATGATCACCTTCCGCTCCTGGGCGGCGACCCTGTGCATCGTCCTGCCACTGGTCCTGACCTCGGTGCTGGGCAACGCGCTGATGGCCTTCATGGGCATTGGCGTCAAGGTGGCGACCTTGCCGGTGGTGGCGCTGGGGGTGGGCATCGGCGTGGACTACGGCATCTATATCTATAGCCGCCTGGAGAGCTTCCTGCGGGCTGGGCTGCCGTTGCAGGAGGCCTACTACCAGACCCTGCGCTCCACCGGCAAGGCCGTGTTGTTCACCGGCTTGTGCCTGGCCATCGGCGTGTGCACCTGGATCTTCTCGGCCATCAAGTTCCAGGCCGACATGGGCCTGATGCTGACCTTCATGCTGCTGTGGAACATGTTCGGCGCCCTGTGGCTGCTGCCAGCCCTGGCCCGCTTCCTGATCCGTCCCGAGAAGCTGGCGGGGCAGAAGGGCAATTCGCTGTTCGCTCACTGATTGCGCCATGCGCCAGTACCTGGCCGCAACCTTCGGGTTGCGGCCTTTTTCATTCTTGGCCGGGCGAGTCTGGCCGGGTTTGCCAGGGCTCCGGTGGAACCTGCCCTGGCCAGTGCGATACTGGCCCTACCGGCGCGCGCCAATCAGCTATGATTGCGCCTTTCCACTGATGATGGCTCGCCATGACCGCTGTAACCGATACCTTGCTCACCGCCCTGCAAGCCTGCGACATGCTGGAGATCGACGGCTTGCACGCCTTCGACTTCAGCCTCGACGACCAGGAGCTGCTGATCGAATGCATGGATGGCCGCGCCGCCAAGCGCTGGAGCTTCAGCCTGGCCCAGGTGCAGGCCGCGACTTTCGACCCGGATCTGCAAAGCTGGACCCTGAAAGGCGATTCCGGTGAGCACCGCCTGGTATGCATGAGTGCCTTCAGTGCCCGTGACGAAGAGGAAGATGACCATGAAGATGCGTAATTTCTGGCCCCTGCTGATGGCGGGCAGTGTCGGCGCGATGGCGGTGCAGGCTGCGCCGGTGGAGACCCAGGAGCTGCTGGTGGGCTCCTATACCCAAGGCCAGAGCCAAGGCTTGTACCGCCTGCACTTCAACGAGCGGACCGGGCAAATCGACCCCAAGCCGTTGCAGGTGATCAAGAGCTCCAACCCCTCTTGGCTGACCCTGTCCAAGGACCTGAAGTTCGTCTTCGCGGTGAACGAGAACAGTCCCGGACAGGCCGATCCCATCGGTCGCGTCAGCAGCTATAGCCTGGCCCCCAAGACCCATCAACTGAGCCTGATCAACCAGGTGCAGAGCCAGGGCAACGAGCCGACCCATTCCAGCCTGAGCGCCGATGGCAGCTACCTGTTCGTCAGCAACTACTCGGTGGATGTCGACCCGGGTGGCAGCCTGGCGGTGGTGCCGGTCAGTGCCGATGGTCATCTGTCGCCCGTGGTGCAACTCAGTAGCCATCCGGCCAGCCGGGTCGACCCCGAGCGCCAACAATCGGCCCACGTGCATTCGTCGGTGTCCTCGCCCGATGGCAAGTTCCTGTTCGCCAATGACCTGGGTGCGGACAAGATCTTCGTCTATCGCTATGACCCCAAGGCCAATCCCGAGCATCCGTTGAGCCCGGCCGAGCCAGCCTTCGTCCAGCTACCGCCAGGCAGTGGCCCGCGCCATTTGCTGTTCAGTGCCGATGGCAAGCATGCTTACCTGACCATGGAGATGAGCGCCCAGGTGGCGGTGTTCGACTACCAGGATGGCAAGCTGACCCAGCGCCAGATCCTCGACCTGGCGGCCAACGCCAGCAAGGAGAAGAAAGCCGCCGGGGCGCTGCATGCCTCCAAGGACGGCCAGTACCTGTACGTGAGCAACCGTGGCACCGCCAACCAGCTGCTGGTATTCGCCATCGATCCGGCCAGCGGCCAGCTCAAGGAGATCCAGCGCCGTTCCGTGGAAGGTGACCACCCGCGGGAGTTCAGCCTCGATCCGAGCAACCGCTATGTGCTGATCGGCAACCAGAAGAGCAACCAGATCGTGGTGATCGAGCGTGACGCCAAGACCGGGTTCCTCGGCAAGACCGTGCAGAAATTGCCCTTCGATGCCCCCAGCGATATCAAGTTTTTGGTGCGGCAATAAGCCACAGGCCCCGTCATCCGGGGCCTGAGTCTTTCTATTAATGACGCTGATATTGGCTACTGGTGCAAAGCATTTTTGCCCGCCAACCCTCGGGAGTAAGTTTGCTTCAAGGCCCACACGGGCAAGCAAGCCAACTGAATCCGAGGGTTATACCGATGAACTTCAATCTCTTCTCCGTGATCGCCGCTTCCGCCATTTCCGCCAGCGTGGTCCTGCCTGCCAGCGCCCATGTGGAAATCAGCCAGAAGAAATCCGCGACCAACACCTACACCCAGAAGTACCTGCAGCAAAGCGCCAACTTCTATGCGGCTCTGGACCACAAGTCCCATAGCTGATCCCGACTCGCCGATCCCCCGGTATGCAGGAGCGACATCACTGGTGCAGTGCTGTCGCTCCTGCATGACCTGTTTGCGAGCGAACTCACAGGCCAGGCAAATTTTGCTTGGTAGTGTCACATGGCCATGTGTTTAAATTTGACGCTGAATTATTGACTCTTTCCCGAGCAAGGATCGATAGCATGATGATGCGTCTGACCGTGGTTCTGTTGTTGCTCTATTCCAGTCCCATCCTGTCTTCTGCGCAACCGCTCGAAGGTGAGCCGGAGACGGCCCGCGAGCGCTTGAACAGTCTGTTGCAGGACTGACCCAGGGTTTGCCGGCGATCAAGCAAACTGATCGTCGTCATGGAAAAAAGTGACTGTCGCGTCGCCTGCATCTGGCGCAATCTCCGGACATTGCCGCTTCGGAGATCATCGACATGGGCCGTACCTTGCTCGTTTGCGCCAAACAGGGCGCCTATGCAGCCATCGCCTTGTACCTGCTGTTGCTGTTGGGCATTTGCCTGAGCACTGGCGTGTCCTTGGCCCTGGCCCTGTAGCCGCCGGCCTGGAGTAGGTCGGCGGCGGGGCGGATGGCACTTGCCGCGCCGTTGCGGGCGGCAAGCATCAGGCGTTAGCGGGAGCCGCCACGGCGTACCAGCGTCATCACCACCACGAAGAACACCGGCACGAAGATCACTGCCAGGGTCGCGGTGATCATGCCGCCGATCACCCCGGTGCCGATGGCTTGCTGGCTGGCGGAGCTGGCGCCGGTGGCAATGGCCAGGGGTACCACGCCGAGAATGAACGCCAGGGAGGTCATGACGATCGGGCGCAGGCGCAGGCGGGCAGCCTGCAAGGTGGCGTCCAGCAAGTCATGCCCCTCGTCGTACAGACTCTTGGCGAACTCGATGATCAGGATCGCGTTCTTCGCCGACAGGCCGATGATGGTGATCAGGCCCACCTTGAAGAACACATCGTTGGGCATGCCGCGCAAGTTCACTGCCAGCACGGCACCCAGCACACCGAGCGGAACCACCAACAGCACCGAGGCCGGGATCGACCAGCTCTCGTAGAGCGCTGCCAGGCACAGGAATACGACCAGCAGCGACAGGCCCAGCAGCAGGGGGGCCTGGCTACCGGACAGGCGTTCCTGCAACGACAGGCCGGTCCACTCCAGGCCCAGACCTGCCGGCAACTGGGCCACCAGGCGCTCGACTTCCTGCATGGCTTCGCCGGTACTGCGCCCTGGCGCCGGCTCACCGGACACACTGATCGCTGGGTAGCCGTTATAGCGGGTCAGCTGCGCCGGCCCCTGCTTCCAGCTGGCCCGGACGAAGGATGACAGCGGCACCATCTTGCCGTTGCTGTTGCGTACGTTCAGCCGCAGCAGGTCCTCGACCTGGCTGCGTTGATCGCCTGCGGCCTGGATCACCACGCGCTGCATCCGACCCTGGTTGGGGAAGTCGTTGATATAGGCCGAGCCCAGGGCGGTGGACAACAGGCTACCGATGTCGGCAAACGACACGCCCAGGGCATTGGCCTGCTTGCGGTCGACCTCCAGGTACACTTGCGGGGCCTCGGCCAGGGCGTTTTCCCGGACGTTGACCAGGATCGGGCTTTTTTCCGCGGCCTGCAGCAGCTCGGTGCGGGCCTGCATCAGGGCTTCATGGCCGACGCCGCCACGGTCCTGCAAGCGGAACTCGAAACCGCTGGACGTGCCCAGGCCATCGATCGGCGGCGGCAGGATGGCGTAGGCCACGGCATCCTTGATTTCGCCGAAGGCTACCGTAGCGCGCTCGGCGATGCTCATCGCCGAGTCGTCACGGCCCCGTTGCGACCAGTCCTTGAGGGTGGTGAAGGCCAGCGCCGCGTTCTGCCCGTTACCCGAGAAACTGAAGCCCAGGATGATGGTGGTGTCGCCAACCCCCGGTTCTGTGGCGTTGTGCGCCTCGATCTGCTCCACCACGCGAATGGTGCGATTCTGGCTGGCACCAGGAGGCAGCTGGATATCGGTGATGGTGTAGCCCTGGTCTTCCACTGGCAGGAACGAGGAGGGCAGGCGCACGAACAACAGCGCCATGACCGCCAGCAGCATGACGTAGACCAACAGGTAGCGACCGCTGCGCTTGAGGGCGTAGGCCACGCCACTCTGGTAGCTGTTGGTGATGCGCTCGAAGCGGCGGTTGAACCAACCGAAGAAGCCGCCACGCTCGTGGTGCTCGCCAGCGGCGACAGGCTTGAGCAGGGTCGCGCACAGTGCCGGCGTCAGGGTCAGGGCCAGGAACGCCGAGAACAGGATCGAAGTGGCCATGGACAGCGAGAACTGCTGGTAGATCACCCCCACCGAGCCAGGCATGAAGGCCATGGGGATGAACACCGCCACCAGCACCAGGGTGATACCGATGATCGCGCCGGTGATCTGCTTCATCGCCTTGCGCGTGGCTTCCTTGGGCGGCAGGCCTTCCTCGGCCATGATCCGCTCGACGTTCTCCACCACGACAATGGCGTCGTCCACCAGGATGCCGATGGCCAGCACCATGCCGAACATGGTGAGCACGTTGATGGAGAAGCCCAGGACCAGCATGGTGGCGAAGGTGCCCATCAAGGCCACCGGCACCACCAGGGTCGGGATCAGGGTGTAGCGGATGTTCTGCAGGAACAGCAGCATCACCAGGAACACCAGGGCCATCGCCTCGAGCAGGGTGTAGATCACCTTGGTGATCGAGACCTTGACGAAGGGCGAGGTGTCATAGGGAATCTTGTATTCCACGCCGGCGGGGAAGTAGCGCGACAGCTCGTCCATCTTCGCCCGGATCAGGGTCGCGGTATTCAGCGCGTTGGCCCCGGGGGACAGCTGCACGCCGACGGCGGTGGACTGCTTGCCGTTCAGGCGCGTGCCGAACTGATACTCCTGGCTGCCCACTTCCACTCGCGCCACATCGCCGATGCGCACGGTGGAGCCGTCGGGGTTGGCCTTGAGAACGATGTCGGCAAACTCTTCAGGGCTGGCCAACTGCCCCTTGACCAGCACGGTGGCGGTGATTTCCTGGCTGGAAGGGCCGGGCAGGTCACCGATGCTGCCTGCCGGTACCTGGGCGTTCTGCGCAGCCACGGCGGCGTTGACGTCGGCGGGGGTGAGGTTGAAGCCGATCAGCTTCTGCGGATCGAGCCAGATCCGCATGGCCCGTTCGGCGCCATACAACTGGGCCTTGCCGACGCCATCCAGGCGGCGGATCTCGTTCAGCACGCTGCGCGCCATGTAGTCGCTGAGCGCGACCTCGTCCAGGCGCCCGTCATTGGAGCTCAGGGTGATCAGCAGCAGGAAGCCGGCGGAGACTTTCTCCACCTGCAGGCCTTGCTGGGTCACGGCCTGGGGCAGGCGTGGCTCCACCGCCTTGAGGCGGTTCTGTACATCCACCTGGGCCAGCTCCGGGTTGGTGCCCGGTTGGAAGGTCGCGGTGATGGTGGCGCTGCCCAGGCTGCTCTGGGACGAAAAGTACAGCAGGTGGTCGGCGCCGTTGAGCTCTTGCTCGATCAGGCTGACCACCGACTCGTCCAGGGTCTGGGCCGACGCGCCGGGGTAGGTCGCGGCGATCTCGATCTGCGGCGGGGCGACGTTGGGGTACTGCGCCACGGGCAACTTGGGAATCGCCAGCGCACCGCCGAGCAAGATGAAGAAGGCGACCACCCAGGCGAACACCGGGCGGTCAATGAAGAATTGCGGCATGTTGTACTACCTACTGGCCTGGGTTCTGGACGTGCACCACGGGAGTGTCTTCGATCTCCACCAACTCGCCTGGGCGGGCATGTTGCAGGCCCTCGACGATGATGCGGTCACCGGGCTTGAGGCCGGCGGTGACGATCCAGCGATCCTGTTGTACGCCCCCCAGATGCACTGGATGCTGCACCACACGGTTCTCGGCGTTGACCAGCAACACCTGGGCAATGCCAGCACCGTCGCGCTGGATGGCGCGCTGCGGCACGCTGATGCCCTGGCGGTCGACGGCCTGCTCCAGGCGTACGCGCACGAAGCTGCCGGGCAACAGGTCCAGGTCCGGGTTGGGGAATTCGCTGCGCAGGATGATCTGCCCGGTGCCCGGGTCGACGCTGATATCGGCGAACAGCAGCTTGCCCGGCAATGGGTAGAAACTGCCGTCGTCCAGGATCAGGGTGGCTTTGGCCTGGTCCTTGCCGACTTGTTGCAACTGCCCGGCCCGCATGGCCCGGCGCAGCTCGTTGAGCTCACGGGTGGACTGGGTCAGGTCGGCATGGATCGGGTCCAGTTGCTGGATCAGTGCCAGGGGCGTGGTTTCGTTCTGGCCGACCAGTGCGCCTTCGGTGACCAGGGCGCGACCGACCCGGCCGGAAATCGGCGCGGTGACGGTGGCATACCCCAGGTTGAGCCGGGCGCGCTGTACCGCCGCCTGGTTCGCCGCCACTTCGGCATCGGCCTGGCGCGTGGCGGCCCGGGCATTGTCATATTCCTGGCTGCTGATGGCCTGGTCGGCCACCAGCTTGGAGTAGCGCTGCTCTTGCAGGCGCGCCTGGAATGCGGTGGCCTCGGCCTTGCGCAGACTGGCGATGGCGCTGTCCAGGTCGGCCTTGAACGGCGCCGGGTCGATACGGAACAGCACGTCGCCCTGCTTGACGTCCGAACCTTCGCGGAAGGTTCGCTGCAGCACCACGCCGGCGACCCGGGCACGCACTTCAGCGATGCGCGGCGCGGCGATGCGCCCGCTCAGTTCACTGGTGATCGATAGCGCCTGGCTCTGGATCGTCTCGGTCCGGACCTTGGGCGGTGGTGCCTTCTGTTCGTCCGCGGCCTTGCCGCAGGCGCTCAACGTCGCGGCCAGAATCACCAGGCAAAGCGGCGTAAAGAGTTTGTTCGACATGCTGATACCCCAATAATGACTCCGGCATGCTAAGAGCGGGAGACAACGCGCGCTGTGAAGCTTCGTAGGCGCTGTGTGAAAAAGTGTGAAGCAGGCGCGCCGGCACGGGCCGGGGCGTATATCCTTGGCGCCTTGCTTGTCCGGTATCTGATAGACGCCGGTACTGTGTATTTCTTCAAAAAGACCTTTCTTCCATGGCCAACATCCTCCTTGTCGAAGACGATCCCGCGCTCTCCGAATTGATTGCCAGCTACCTTGAACGCAATGGCTACCAGGTCAGTGTCATCAGCCGTGGCGACCAGGTGCGCGAGCGAGCCCGGACCAGCCCCCCGGACCTGGTGATCCTCGACCTGATGCTGCCGGGCCTGGATGGCCTGCAGGTATGCCGGCTGCTACGAGCGGATTCGGCCAGCTTGCCGATCCTGATGCTCACCGCCCGTGACGACAGCCACGACCAGGTCCTGGGCCTGGAAATGGGCGCCGACGACTATGTGACAAAACCTTGTGAACCGCGAGTGTTATTGGCCCGGGTGCGCACCTTGTTGCGCCGCAGTAGCCTCGGTGAGCCGCAGACGGCCAGCGACCGGATCCTCATGGGCAACCTGTGCATCGACCTTTCAGAGCGTACCGTGACCTGGCGCGAGCAACTGGTGGAGCTGTCCAGCGGCGAATACAACCTGCTGGTGGTGCTGGCCCGGCATGCTGGCGAAGTATTGAGCCGCGACCAGATCCTGCAGCGTTTGCGTGGCATCGAGTTCAACGGCACCGACCGATCGGTGGACGTGGCCATCTCCAAGCTGCGGCGCAAGTTCGACGATCATGCCGGCGAGGCCCGCAAGATCAAGACCGTGTGGGGCAAAGGCTATCTGTTCAGCCGTTCCGAGTGGGAATGTTGAGTCCATGCTACGCATCCTGGTACGGCTGTACCTGATCACCATCGTCGCCTTCAGTGCGGCGATGTACCTGGTCCCCGACCTGGTGATCAAGGTGTTTCACCAGCGCTTCATCGACTACAACCTGACCAAGTCCCGAGGCCTGCAGGAGTTGATTGCCAGGCAGTTCCGCTCCCAGCCGCCCGCCCAGTGGCCGGCGCTGGCGAAGACGATGGACGAGGACTTCCACCCACTGCAGATCGCCCTGGTACGCATCGACGACCCTGATTTCAGCGCCGACGAACGCGCCCGGCTGCAGGCGGGCAAGAAGGTCGTGCGGGTGGGCGACTGGGGCTCGCGAACGCTTGCGGTTTCGCCGCTGCACGACCAGATGGCGGTCAAGCTGGTGATGCCGCCGGACCCCCTGGACGTCAATTTGTTGTACTGGAGCATCAATGTCCTGATCGGTGCGGTGCTCCTGGCTTGCCTGCTGCTGTGGGTCAGGCCTCACTGGCGTGACCTGGAGCGCCTCAAGCGCACCGCCGAGCGCTTCGGCAAGGGGCACCTGGACGAGCGTACGCAACTGCCGGCCAGCTCCAACATCGGCAGCCTGGCCCATGTGTTCGACACCATGGCCGGGGACATCGAAAAGCTCCTGAACCAACAGCGTGACTTGCTCAATGCGGTGTCCCACGAGTTGCGCACGCCCCTGACCCGGCTCGACTTCGGCCTGGCCCTGGCCCTGTCCGACGACTTGCCCTCGGCCAGCCGCGAGCGCCTGCAGGGGCTGGTGGCGCATATCCGCGAACTGGACGAACTGGTGCTGGAGCTGTTGTCCTACAGCCGATTACAGAATCCAGCGTGCCTGCCGGAGCAGGTCGAAGTGGCCCTGGATGAGTTCATCGACAGCATCCTGGGCAGCGTCGACGATGAACTGGAGTCGGATGTGGTCATCGACGTGCTGCTGTACGGCACCCTGGAGCGTTTCACCCTGGACCCGCGCCTGACCGCGCGGGCCTTGCAGAATCTCTTGCGCAATGCCACCCGCTACTGTGAAAAACGCATCCAGGTCGGGGTGCTGGTGGGGGAGCATGGTTGCGAAATCTGGGTCGACGATGATGGCATCGGCATTCCCGACGATGAGCGGGAGCGGGTCTTCGAGCCTTTCTATCGCCTGGATCGCAGCCGTGATCGTTCCACGGGCGGTTTCGGCCTGGGCCTGGCCATCAGTCGCCGCGCCCTGGAGGCCCAGGGTGGCACGCTGACCGTCGAGGCCTCGCCACTGGGGGGCGCGCGTTTTCTCCTGAGCCTGCCCACGTCGCGCTAACGCGTCAGCCCCGGCAGTGTGGTGCTGACATTAATTTCATGTGGCCGGCGGCGTGCAGGGGTTATTCTCAACGGCGCTTTCCCCTGACCAGGAGGTGCCTCATGAACGACCGGCCCATTCATCATGCTGCGGCCGATGGCTACAAGCAGGCGGCCGATACCTATGCTCGCGGCCGACCCGGCTATCCGCCTGAGCTGGAACCCTGGTTGCGCCAGGTGCTGGAGCTGCAGCCGGACAGGGTAGTGGTGGACCTGGGTGCCGGTACTGGCAAGTTCACTGCGCGACTCCTGGCGACCGGCGCCCAGGTGATTGCCGTGGAGCCTGTGGCGCAGATGCGTGCCAAGCTGGCGCAGCAGTATCCCGATGCCCAGGTCTTGAATGGCAGCGCCGAGGCGATCCCGCTACGTGACGCCTCGGTGGATGTGCTGGCCTGTGCCCAGGCCTTTCATTGGTTCGCCAGCCACCAGGCCCTGGATGAAATCCACCGGGTGCTCAAGCCCAATGGCAAGCTGGCGCTGGTGTGGAACCAGCGCGATGCGCGAGTGCCCTGGGTGGCGCACCTGGAGCGCATCGTCAATGCCCTGCAGGGCGACACGCCACGCTACTACACCGGGGCCTGGCGCCAGGCCTTTCCCCATCCCGGTTTCGGACCGTTGCAGGAGCAGCACTTCAGCCATGGGCACACGGGCCCCGCGCAAGATGTGATCTTCAATCGCGTGCGCTCCACCAGTTTCATCGCCGCGTTGCCTCAGGACCAACGCGATGCGCTGGAGCGACAGCTCGCCGAGCTGGTGGCCAGCGAACCCCAATTGCGGGACAGCCGCGAGGTGACCGTGCCTTATGAGACCGCTGCCTTCTACGCGATAAAGCAGGCCTGAACCGATCACCGAATAAGGCAGCAGGCCAGGCCCAGTCCTGTTTTTGGCCAATGCGCTGCCTTACGGGGCGCGGTTGCCACTTGCTATAGTTCGGCCCTTGTTTGCTGACCAGAGAAGGATCGTCGCCATGTCCGAATACCAAGCCTTTCGTGTCGAACTCGCCGATAACATCGCCCATGTGCAGATCAACCGGCCGGAAAAAATCAACGCCATGAACGCCGCGTTCTGGACCGAGATCGTCGATATCTTCCGCTGGATCGACGATACCGACGCGGTCCGGGTGGTGGTACTCAGTGGCGCCGGCAAGCATTTCTCCTCGGGCATCGACCTGATGCTGCTGGCCGGGGTGGCCAATGAGTTGGGCAAGGACGTGGGGCGCAACGCGCGCCTGCTGCGACGCAAGATCCTTGAACTGCAATCCTCGTTCAACGCCGTGGACAACTGCCGCAAGCCGGTGCTGGCGGCGATCCAGGGCTACTGCCTGGGTGGCGCCATCGACCTGATCAGCGCCTGCGACATGCGTTATGCCGCTGCCGACGCGCAATTCTCGATCAAGGAAATCGACATCGGCATGGCCGCCGATGTCGGCACACTGCAACGTTTGCCACGTATCATCGGTGACGGCATGCTGCGTGAGCTGGCCTACACCGGACGCACCTTCGGCGCCGAGGAAGCGCTCGACATCGGCCTGGTCAATCGCACCTTCGCCGATGCCTCGGGCCTGCTGGACGGGGTCATGGAGATTGCCCGGGAGATTGCCGCCAAGTCGCCGATCGCCGTGGCTGGCACCAAGGAAATGCTCAGCTACATGCGCGACCATCGTATCGACGATGGCCTGGAATACGTCGCCACCTGGAACGCTGCGATGCTCCAGTCCAACGACCTGCGCGTGGCCATCGCCGCCCACATGAGCAAACAGAAACCCGAATTTCTGGACTGATAGAAGATGATTGCACGCTGGAGCACCGCAGTACTCGATACCGACCTTCCCGGCGGCTGGGCCGTGGCCCGTGGCCCGGAGGGTTTTCTCTACGATGACAACGGCGCGCTGTTCCCCCGGCACTGGCTCAAGAGCCAGGACCTGCCGGTATTGGCCGAGCACGGCATCGGCCACCTCGATGGCGAGCCGGTGTACCTGCTGGAGCTCAGTGGC
It contains:
- a CDS encoding efflux RND transporter permease subunit — translated: MSSQNQDKANFLERLIFNNRPAVIFLCLLVSVFLFWQATLIRPSTSFEKMIPLKHPFIERMMEHRNDLANLGNTVRISVEAKDGDIFTQAYMETLRQINDEVFYIPGVDRSGLKSLWSPSVRWTEVTEEGFAGGEVIPQSYNGSADSLDKLRNNVLKSGQVGRLVANDFKSSIVDIPLLESYPDPQDQGKLLALDYQKFSHQLEEKIRDKFEAQNPNVKIHIVGFAKKVGDLIDGLIMVVLFFGVAFIITLVLLYWFTWCIRSTIAVLITTLVAVVWQLGLMHAIGFGLDPYSMLVPFLIFAIGISHGVQKINGIALQSSDADNALTAARRTFRQLFLPGMIAILADAVGFITLLIIDIGVIRELAIGASIGVAVIVFTNLILLPVAISYVGISKRAVERSKKDASREHPFWRRLSSFASPKVAPVSIALALVAFGGGLWYSQNLKIGDLDQGAPELRPDSRYNKDNNFIISNYSTSSDVLVVMVKTAAEGCSRYEAMAPIDELMWKMQNTEGVQSAISLVTVSKQMIKGMNEGNLKWETLSRNPDVLNNSIARADGLYNNNCSLAPVLVFLNDHKAETLDRAVHAVQEFAKENNKDGLEFILAAGNAGIEAATNEVIKTSELTILILVYICVAAMCMITFRSWAATLCIVLPLVLTSVLGNALMAFMGIGVKVATLPVVALGVGIGVDYGIYIYSRLESFLRAGLPLQEAYYQTLRSTGKAVLFTGLCLAIGVCTWIFSAIKFQADMGLMLTFMLLWNMFGALWLLPALARFLIRPEKLAGQKGNSLFAH
- a CDS encoding DUF5629 family protein; amino-acid sequence: MTAVTDTLLTALQACDMLEIDGLHAFDFSLDDQELLIECMDGRAAKRWSFSLAQVQAATFDPDLQSWTLKGDSGEHRLVCMSAFSARDEEEDDHEDA
- a CDS encoding lactonase family protein gives rise to the protein MKMRNFWPLLMAGSVGAMAVQAAPVETQELLVGSYTQGQSQGLYRLHFNERTGQIDPKPLQVIKSSNPSWLTLSKDLKFVFAVNENSPGQADPIGRVSSYSLAPKTHQLSLINQVQSQGNEPTHSSLSADGSYLFVSNYSVDVDPGGSLAVVPVSADGHLSPVVQLSSHPASRVDPERQQSAHVHSSVSSPDGKFLFANDLGADKIFVYRYDPKANPEHPLSPAEPAFVQLPPGSGPRHLLFSADGKHAYLTMEMSAQVAVFDYQDGKLTQRQILDLAANASKEKKAAGALHASKDGQYLYVSNRGTANQLLVFAIDPASGQLKEIQRRSVEGDHPREFSLDPSNRYVLIGNQKSNQIVVIERDAKTGFLGKTVQKLPFDAPSDIKFLVRQ